A portion of the Chlamydia caviae GPIC genome contains these proteins:
- a CDS encoding diphosphate--fructose-6-phosphate 1-phosphotransferase produces the protein MELLSVNKSYFELQRLHYRPETLSFLNGITSLHIVDSTEPPAIPKNLQEHIPNLCSIPEVTIEKGEATPSQPLKIGVLLSGGQAPGGHNVVIGLFEGLRAFNPKTKLYGFIQGPLGLTRGLYKDLDISVIYDYYNVGGFDMLSSSKEKIKTKEQKSTILTTVKKLKLDGLLIIGGNNSNTDTAMLAEYFLKHNCTIPIVGVPKTIDGDLKNFWIETPLGFHTSCRIYSEMIGNLEKDTLSIKKYHHFVRLMGQKASYTTLECGLQTLPNVTLISEHIAMRKISLQKLSEHIAMGLVNRYRSGKNYSTILIPEGLIEHVFDTRKLVNELNVLLLDNNLNLDNVQSKLSPESLKTLSSLPIEIAHQLLIARDSYGNVRVSKIATEELLAALIKKEIQKIEPKMEFQPVNHFFGYESRAGFPSNFDANYGLALGIVSALFLVRQRTGYMVTINNLARSYSEWIGGATPLYKMMQLEHRLGEDTPVIKTDSVNPHAPEVQYLLNQSDACLMKDLYCFPGPLQYFGEERLLDQRPLTLLWGNRE, from the coding sequence ATGGAGCTTCTCTCTGTAAATAAAAGTTACTTCGAATTGCAGCGTTTGCATTATCGTCCAGAAACACTAAGTTTCTTAAACGGTATCACATCACTACATATTGTAGACTCTACAGAGCCTCCTGCGATTCCTAAAAACCTTCAAGAACATATTCCTAATTTATGCTCTATTCCTGAAGTAACTATTGAAAAAGGAGAAGCCACACCTTCACAACCTTTGAAAATTGGCGTTTTACTTTCTGGAGGGCAAGCTCCTGGAGGCCATAATGTAGTTATAGGACTCTTTGAAGGCCTACGCGCTTTTAATCCTAAAACAAAGCTCTATGGATTTATCCAAGGTCCTTTAGGGCTAACACGTGGATTGTATAAAGATCTAGATATTTCTGTAATTTATGATTATTACAATGTCGGTGGTTTTGACATGCTCTCTTCAAGTAAGGAGAAAATAAAAACCAAAGAACAAAAAAGTACGATTCTCACTACTGTGAAAAAGCTTAAGCTTGACGGCTTACTCATCATAGGAGGGAATAATTCTAATACGGATACAGCAATGCTTGCGGAATATTTCCTTAAGCATAACTGCACTATCCCGATTGTAGGTGTCCCTAAAACCATTGATGGTGATCTCAAAAACTTCTGGATTGAAACGCCCCTAGGCTTCCATACTTCCTGCCGCATCTACTCAGAAATGATCGGGAATTTAGAAAAAGATACTTTATCCATAAAGAAGTACCACCATTTTGTCCGTCTTATGGGACAAAAAGCTTCATATACAACTTTAGAATGTGGTTTGCAGACCCTACCTAACGTTACTCTCATTAGCGAACATATCGCCATGAGGAAGATTTCTCTACAAAAGCTTAGCGAACATATCGCTATGGGTTTAGTAAACCGCTACAGGTCTGGGAAAAATTATAGCACGATACTCATTCCTGAAGGCTTAATTGAACATGTATTCGATACAAGAAAGCTCGTCAATGAGCTGAATGTCTTATTATTAGACAACAATCTGAATTTAGATAATGTACAGAGCAAACTCTCTCCAGAATCTCTGAAGACATTGTCTTCTCTACCTATAGAAATTGCTCATCAACTACTGATTGCTCGAGATTCTTATGGAAATGTGCGTGTATCTAAAATTGCTACCGAAGAACTCCTAGCTGCATTGATAAAAAAAGAAATCCAAAAAATAGAACCAAAAATGGAATTCCAACCCGTGAATCACTTTTTTGGTTACGAATCTCGTGCAGGATTTCCTTCAAATTTCGATGCCAATTATGGTTTAGCCCTGGGTATCGTTTCCGCTCTTTTCCTCGTCAGACAACGTACCGGCTATATGGTAACCATCAATAACCTTGCTCGTTCCTATAGTGAATGGATTGGCGGAGCTACACCTCTATATAAAATGATGCAACTAGAACATCGTTTAGGAGAAGATACACCGGTCATTAAAACTGACTCTGTTAACCCTCATGCTCCCGAAGTCCAGTAT
- a CDS encoding anion permease: MNKQKRFLSLLFLTLVLLGIWFCPHPEAITPEAWHLFAVFTTTILGIILQPVPMGAIVIIGISILLLTRTLTLEQGLSGFHEPIAWLVFLSFSIAKGIIKTGLGERVAYFFVSVLGQNPLGLSYGLVITDFLLAPAIPSVTARSGGILYPVVMGLSESFGSSSEKGTESLIGSFLIKVAYQSSVITSAMFLTAMAGNPLLAALASNAGISLTWALWAKAAIIPGLLSLVLMPIVLYKFYPPTITSCEEAIRSAKLRLKEMGPLKKGEKIILMIFILLVVLWTFGDLLRISATTAALIGLSLLILTNILDWHKDVMANTTAWETFIWFGALIMMASFLNQFGFIPLIGNSVAAGVAGLSWKVGFPILFLIYFYSHYLFASNTAHIGAMFPVFLAVSISLGTNPIFACLVFAFSSNLFGGLTHYGSGPAPLYFGSQLVSIKDWWRSGFILSIVNIAIWIGIGTLWWKLLGLF; encoded by the coding sequence GTGAATAAACAAAAACGTTTCCTATCTCTTTTATTCCTTACTCTCGTACTCTTAGGTATATGGTTCTGTCCTCACCCGGAAGCAATAACTCCCGAAGCCTGGCATCTATTCGCTGTATTCACAACGACAATTTTAGGGATTATCCTACAACCCGTGCCTATGGGAGCCATAGTCATTATTGGGATTTCTATACTGTTACTTACACGCACCTTAACCCTGGAACAAGGGTTGTCAGGATTTCATGAGCCGATAGCCTGGTTGGTCTTCCTATCCTTTTCCATAGCAAAAGGTATTATTAAAACAGGACTTGGAGAACGCGTTGCTTATTTTTTCGTAAGCGTCTTAGGGCAAAACCCTCTAGGATTAAGCTACGGTTTAGTCATCACAGATTTTCTACTCGCTCCCGCTATTCCTAGCGTGACAGCACGTTCTGGAGGTATTCTCTATCCTGTCGTTATGGGATTATCAGAATCCTTCGGAAGTTCTTCGGAAAAAGGTACAGAGAGCCTAATCGGATCTTTCTTAATTAAAGTCGCATACCAAAGTTCTGTAATTACCAGCGCAATGTTCCTTACAGCTATGGCGGGAAACCCTCTATTAGCAGCTTTAGCAAGTAATGCAGGAATCTCTTTAACTTGGGCACTATGGGCAAAAGCCGCGATAATTCCTGGATTGCTTAGCTTAGTCCTCATGCCTATAGTACTTTATAAGTTCTATCCACCAACAATTACCTCCTGTGAAGAAGCCATCCGCTCAGCAAAATTACGTCTTAAAGAAATGGGACCTTTGAAAAAAGGTGAAAAGATTATCTTAATGATTTTCATTCTTCTTGTTGTCTTATGGACATTTGGAGACCTTTTAAGAATCTCAGCGACAACAGCAGCATTAATTGGCTTATCCCTACTCATTCTTACAAATATTTTAGATTGGCATAAAGATGTTATGGCCAATACCACCGCCTGGGAAACTTTTATTTGGTTTGGTGCTCTTATCATGATGGCATCATTCCTAAACCAGTTTGGCTTTATTCCTCTAATTGGTAATTCCGTAGCTGCGGGAGTCGCAGGATTATCTTGGAAAGTAGGGTTCCCCATCCTCTTCCTGATATACTTCTACTCGCACTACTTATTCGCAAGTAACACAGCGCATATCGGAGCGATGTTCCCGGTATTCCTAGCTGTTTCTATATCCCTAGGAACAAACCCGATTTTTGCCTGCTTAGTATTCGCTTTTTCAAGTAACCTATTTGGTGGCCTCACCCACTACGGTTCAGGACCTGCTCCCCTGTACTTTGGCTCTCAACTCGTTTCAATTAAAGATTGGTGGAGATCCGGTTTCATCCTGAGTATTGTAAATATCGCCATTTGGATCGGCATTGGCACCCTATGGTGGAAACTCCTTGGTCTTTTCTAA
- a CDS encoding diphosphate--fructose-6-phosphate 1-phosphotransferase, protein MHPNSSDLNGVIIPGTPPLPRELQKFPSLVATSDQRFSPKFDADVAKLFPNTYDSPYLKFTSGTLPTLQPLKVGVMLSGGPAPGGHNVIWGLLHSLKKIHPDSSLIGFLDNGQGILNNNTVEITEEFMECFRNSGGFNCIGTGRTNIITEENKAACLKTVKALNLDGLVIIGGDGSNTATAILAEYFSQHHPKTCVVGVPKTIDGDLQHLFLDLTFGFDSATKFYSSIISNISRDTLSCKAHYHFIKLMGRSASHIALECTLQTHPNITLIGEEIAEKNVPLKTIIHKVCSIIADRAAMGKYYGIILIPEGIIEFIPEINNLVKEIERLPENADKFSSLSRESQKLLNSFPEAIANQLLNDRDAHGNVYVSKISVDKLLIHLVDNHLKKHFKNVPFNAISHFLGYEGRSCLPTKFDNTYSYALGYGAGVLTLNRCNGYLTVIESLINIVDKWRLRAMPIVKMFTTKKNSDGTIRPLIKKSLIDISSPAFVKFKLYRKIWALEDSYRFLGPLQIDTPPNAHSDHFPPLTLLLNHNEWQKRCSICMEIPDCDY, encoded by the coding sequence ATGCATCCGAACTCTAGCGATCTCAATGGTGTAATTATTCCAGGCACGCCTCCCCTGCCTAGAGAACTACAAAAATTTCCCTCTTTAGTTGCTACTAGTGATCAACGTTTTTCTCCTAAATTTGATGCGGATGTTGCTAAGCTTTTCCCAAATACCTATGACAGCCCTTATCTAAAATTCACCTCAGGAACTCTACCAACTCTACAACCATTAAAAGTCGGTGTTATGCTATCTGGAGGCCCCGCTCCTGGTGGGCATAATGTCATTTGGGGACTATTGCATAGCTTAAAAAAAATCCATCCTGATAGCTCCTTAATAGGATTTTTAGATAACGGTCAGGGCATCCTTAATAATAATACGGTAGAAATTACCGAAGAGTTTATGGAATGCTTTAGAAATTCTGGAGGGTTCAATTGTATAGGGACAGGGAGAACAAATATCATTACCGAAGAAAATAAAGCTGCATGCTTAAAAACAGTGAAAGCTTTAAATCTTGATGGCTTAGTCATCATTGGCGGAGATGGTTCAAATACAGCAACTGCCATCCTCGCGGAATATTTTTCTCAACACCATCCTAAAACATGCGTTGTTGGCGTCCCTAAAACTATTGATGGAGATCTCCAACACTTATTTTTAGACCTGACTTTTGGATTTGATTCAGCGACAAAGTTCTACTCTTCAATTATTAGCAATATCTCAAGAGATACACTATCTTGTAAAGCCCATTACCACTTCATAAAACTTATGGGCCGATCCGCATCTCATATTGCTTTAGAGTGCACGCTACAAACCCATCCCAATATCACCCTTATAGGCGAAGAAATCGCAGAAAAGAATGTGCCTCTAAAAACTATTATCCATAAGGTATGCTCGATCATTGCAGATAGAGCCGCTATGGGAAAATACTACGGCATCATTCTTATTCCTGAAGGTATTATCGAATTTATTCCTGAGATTAATAATCTTGTTAAAGAAATCGAAAGGCTTCCTGAAAATGCTGATAAATTCTCATCGCTATCTCGAGAATCTCAAAAACTATTAAATAGCTTCCCTGAGGCTATTGCTAACCAGCTTCTTAATGACAGAGATGCTCACGGAAATGTCTATGTATCTAAAATTAGCGTAGACAAACTTCTTATCCACCTTGTAGATAATCATTTAAAAAAGCATTTCAAAAATGTTCCCTTTAATGCAATTTCCCATTTCTTAGGTTATGAAGGGAGATCGTGCTTACCGACAAAATTCGATAATACTTATAGCTACGCTCTCGGCTATGGCGCGGGAGTGCTCACACTGAATCGTTGTAACGGTTACCTCACAGTTATTGAATCGCTAATCAATATTGTAGATAAGTGGCGGCTACGCGCCATGCCTATCGTGAAAATGTTTACAACAAAGAAAAATTCAGATGGAACTATAAGACCTCTAATAAAAAAGAGCTTAATCGATATAAGCAGCCCAGCTTTCGTTAAGTTTAAATTATACAGAAAAATTTGGGCTCTTGAAGACTCCTATCGCTTCTTAGGACCATTGCAAATTGATACACCACCAAACGCTCATTCTGATCATTTCCCTCCACTAACCCTACTCCTTAACCATAATGAATGGCAAAAAAGATGCTCAATTTGTATGGAAATTCCTGATTGCGATTACTAA
- a CDS encoding alpha/beta hydrolase — protein MSTTCHKHEQRHVIKFNILNNITTFGVLHTPVQACTPYPLVIILHGLASNKIGSKRTHVQLAENLTQCGIAALRVDLPGHGDSEGSLYDFSFSDYINSANEIVSYGYGLNTIDTKNIAIFGSSLGATLALLNMPTLPYVKSLAVWAPTIQGAIWLQEAINIPNTILAHAPASEDILYAGMPINKTFCSQFIQMDVTKEVPKFSDSLSILHMQGEDDTTVSLHHQKIFATAMSQKPNPFEMRTYPNVGHHVPLSCSMLSELVQWLKHQLIP, from the coding sequence ATGAGCACTACATGCCACAAACATGAACAACGCCATGTTATAAAATTTAATATTCTGAATAACATCACAACATTCGGTGTTCTTCACACACCTGTGCAAGCTTGTACTCCCTATCCTTTAGTGATTATCCTTCACGGCTTAGCCTCAAATAAAATTGGTTCTAAACGTACTCATGTACAGCTTGCTGAAAACCTTACACAATGTGGCATTGCTGCTTTACGTGTTGATCTTCCTGGGCATGGCGATTCAGAAGGCTCCCTTTACGACTTCTCCTTTAGCGATTATATCAATAGCGCAAATGAAATTGTTTCATATGGTTATGGCTTAAATACTATTGATACAAAAAATATCGCTATTTTTGGTTCTTCCTTAGGAGCTACTTTAGCTCTATTAAATATGCCTACTTTGCCATATGTAAAGAGCCTTGCTGTATGGGCACCAACAATTCAAGGTGCTATATGGCTACAAGAAGCCATCAATATCCCCAATACTATCCTTGCCCACGCTCCAGCCTCAGAAGATATTCTCTATGCAGGGATGCCCATAAATAAAACGTTCTGCTCACAATTTATCCAAATGGATGTCACTAAAGAAGTCCCTAAATTTTCTGATTCTCTATCTATCCTACATATGCAAGGAGAAGACGATACTACAGTATCTCTACATCACCAAAAGATCTTTGCTACAGCTATGAGCCAGAAACCCAATCCCTTTGAAATGCGCACGTATCCAAATGTAGGACACCATGTACCTCTGTCTTGCTCTATGTTATCAGAACTTGTACAATGGTTAAAACATCAACTCATTCCCTAG